One Micromonospora sp. FIMYZ51 genomic window carries:
- a CDS encoding UTP--glucose-1-phosphate uridylyltransferase: MSEHSANPSAAAATGRPRAVKAVIPAAGLATRFLPATKAVPKELLPVVDRPVLQYIVEEAAQAGIGDVLLITGRGKTSMVDHFDRRPDLEERLAEKPDLLAAVKRTEEIAAIYTCRQPEQLGLGHAVGYAESHVGDQPFAVLLGDEFVKLSEPLLPAMLELQARTGGVVLAFFEVDPAETKRYGIASVEPAEAELTDIGEVVRVTGMVEKPKPEEAPSNLAVLGRYVLPGKIFDAIRRTPPGSGGEIQLTDAMELLRTEGTPVHAIVYRGTRYDTGMPLGYLQTVVQIAAEREDLGSEFRKWLAEFVNSDASGGPNT, encoded by the coding sequence ATGTCGGAGCACTCAGCGAACCCCTCAGCGGCCGCCGCCACCGGTCGCCCCCGAGCCGTCAAAGCCGTCATTCCGGCCGCGGGCCTGGCGACCCGGTTCCTGCCGGCCACCAAGGCGGTTCCCAAGGAACTGCTGCCGGTTGTCGACCGTCCGGTGTTGCAGTACATCGTCGAGGAGGCGGCCCAGGCCGGCATCGGCGACGTGTTGCTGATCACCGGCCGGGGCAAGACGTCGATGGTCGACCACTTCGACCGCCGCCCCGACCTGGAAGAGCGGCTCGCGGAAAAGCCCGACCTGCTCGCCGCCGTCAAGCGGACCGAGGAGATCGCCGCCATCTACACCTGCCGGCAGCCGGAGCAGCTCGGCCTCGGCCACGCGGTCGGGTACGCCGAGTCGCACGTCGGCGACCAGCCCTTCGCGGTGCTGCTCGGCGACGAGTTCGTCAAGCTCTCCGAGCCGCTGCTGCCGGCCATGCTGGAACTTCAGGCCCGCACGGGTGGCGTGGTGCTCGCCTTCTTCGAGGTCGATCCGGCCGAGACCAAGCGGTACGGCATCGCCTCGGTCGAGCCCGCCGAGGCCGAGTTGACCGACATCGGCGAGGTCGTGAGGGTGACCGGCATGGTCGAGAAGCCGAAGCCGGAGGAGGCGCCGAGCAACCTCGCCGTGCTCGGTCGCTACGTGCTGCCCGGCAAGATCTTCGACGCCATCCGACGGACCCCGCCCGGCAGCGGCGGCGAGATCCAGCTGACCGACGCGATGGAACTGCTGCGTACCGAGGGCACACCGGTGCACGCGATCGTCTACCGGGGCACCCGCTACGACACCGGGATGCCGCTGGGCTATCTCCAGACCGTGGTCCAGAT